In Pseudoalteromonas sp. MM1, a single window of DNA contains:
- a CDS encoding paraquat-inducible protein A, with protein sequence MRNWISILSVVVALGLLFPGVTKPVLSIEGNIDKSQLAKAGIEMLAEEGDGRTRSMLMMFSSMLGLDKLEGEINAYSKTQSIWGTVNELANNNNLFVAALVGLFSIVIPSLKLLLQLLYCCLSASGFKNKLGVVICALSKWSMVDVFVIALIVTYLAGNAHGQSSDLLIMHSTFGEGFWYFSAYCIFAILASSLITPPKKEN encoded by the coding sequence ATGCGTAATTGGATATCTATTTTAAGTGTTGTGGTTGCATTAGGGCTGTTATTTCCTGGTGTTACCAAACCTGTATTATCGATTGAGGGCAACATTGATAAATCGCAACTCGCCAAAGCAGGTATCGAAATGCTGGCTGAGGAAGGCGATGGCCGTACCCGCAGTATGTTAATGATGTTCTCTAGCATGTTAGGGCTTGATAAATTAGAGGGTGAAATAAACGCGTATAGCAAAACACAAAGTATTTGGGGAACCGTAAACGAGCTAGCTAATAATAATAATTTATTTGTAGCGGCGTTAGTTGGGTTATTCTCTATTGTGATCCCAAGCTTAAAGTTATTGCTGCAACTACTGTATTGCTGTTTGTCGGCCAGCGGATTTAAAAATAAGTTAGGTGTGGTTATTTGCGCACTGAGCAAGTGGAGCATGGTGGATGTGTTTGTTATTGCGTTAATAGTGACTTATTTGGCAGGCAATGCACATGGCCAAAGTAGCGATTTACTAATTATGCATAGCACGTTTGGCGAGGGGTTTTGGTATTTTAGTGCTTATTGTATTTTTGCTATTTTAGCGAGTAGCTTAATTACCCCGCCTAAAAAAGAAAATTAA
- a CDS encoding ABC transporter substrate-binding protein: MYLLKLFLLTFALLLTGFSDVAHSQPVLKYNITASGSHYPYSTNNPKLPGILPEVIEQVLKTAHINAEHVDLPAKRITKYLSDGLIDFDVISLSWLPESERKNSHYVFSNPLLSVSESIISSAQNTQQWQTVASLQNKNVGTVLGYYYHNDKEFNRVDFPSEKELITALNLNRVDVAIAGDLPALYWANKLGIEIAFGAQHSYGLMRIRLISKHADLLPAINIAIDTLNKEGFIKQVEDKYMQSIPTQNLRD; this comes from the coding sequence TTGTATTTATTAAAGTTGTTTTTACTTACATTCGCCTTGCTGCTGACAGGCTTTTCTGATGTCGCGCACAGCCAACCCGTATTGAAATATAATATTACTGCATCGGGCAGTCATTACCCCTATTCAACTAATAACCCTAAGCTGCCTGGCATCTTACCTGAAGTTATTGAGCAGGTTTTAAAAACAGCGCACATTAATGCTGAACATGTCGACTTACCCGCTAAGCGAATTACTAAATATTTAAGCGATGGGTTAATAGATTTTGATGTAATCTCTCTCAGCTGGCTCCCTGAAAGTGAGCGAAAAAACTCGCATTATGTTTTTTCCAACCCATTATTATCAGTATCCGAATCTATTATATCGTCAGCCCAAAATACTCAACAATGGCAAACTGTAGCAAGCCTTCAAAATAAAAATGTCGGCACCGTTTTGGGTTATTATTATCACAATGATAAAGAGTTTAACCGTGTAGACTTTCCCTCTGAAAAAGAGTTGATCACCGCTTTAAATCTCAACCGTGTAGATGTTGCGATTGCTGGAGACTTACCGGCCTTATATTGGGCAAATAAGCTAGGTATTGAAATTGCTTTTGGAGCTCAACATTCATACGGCTTAATGCGGATCAGGCTTATTAGTAAGCATGCTGATTTACTCCCAGCAATAAATATCGCAATTGACACTCTAAATAAAGAAGGCTTTATCAAGCAAGTAGAAGATAAATATATGCAAAGTATTCCCACACAAAATTTAAGGGATTAG
- a CDS encoding alkylphosphonate utilization protein has translation MSIEKALIERSNNQCELCSATEHLSVYEVPPVTETHSDKCIYTCQTCKDQIENNSELIPTHWHCLNDSMWSQTPAVQVVAYRMLTRLAIDNGWAQDALDMIYLEEDTLAWAKKALAVEDDIKHVDSNGVVLQAGDTVTLIKDLDVKGSSLTAKRGTAVRNIGLTNNPEHIEGRVDGQRIVILTKFVKK, from the coding sequence ATGAGTATTGAAAAAGCCTTAATCGAGCGCAGTAATAACCAGTGTGAATTATGCAGCGCAACCGAACACTTATCTGTTTACGAAGTGCCTCCTGTTACCGAAACCCACTCTGACAAATGCATTTACACCTGCCAAACCTGTAAAGATCAAATAGAAAACAATAGCGAGCTTATCCCAACACATTGGCATTGTTTAAACGACAGCATGTGGAGCCAAACACCTGCCGTACAAGTGGTGGCTTACAGAATGTTAACGCGTTTAGCTATTGATAATGGCTGGGCACAAGATGCGCTAGATATGATTTACCTAGAAGAAGATACCCTAGCGTGGGCCAAAAAAGCGCTTGCTGTAGAAGACGATATAAAACACGTAGACAGTAACGGCGTAGTGCTGCAAGCTGGCGATACCGTTACTTTAATTAAAGACTTAGACGTTAAAGGCAGTAGCTTAACCGCCAAACGCGGCACAGCAGTACGCAATATAGGTTTAACAAATAACCCTGAACACATTGAAGGGCGAGTAGACGGCCAACGTATTGTAATTTTAACAAAGTTTGTAAAAAAATAG
- a CDS encoding META domain-containing protein, translating to MAKQQFKCQKSTFTGLSLLALSALALAGCEKPTNESQPTAQQKSVMGLTTQVSYKDRSMPRPGSQLIVTLSDVSKADVKAEIITQQVVDINKAPPYTVELAYDNNNIVDKHRYNLTARIINKDKVLYTSARQYNPFKNAESGFLHEIELEKVTAPKNDVTLTNTYWKAVTINAQTVSVRTKEPFIQFDKDNRVNGFLGCNNVNGSYSTEQHSISFSQLASTKKMCSQSMELEAAMLNMLNNTQKWAIEGESLALKDSSGNTLATFNAVYFN from the coding sequence ATGGCAAAGCAGCAATTTAAGTGTCAAAAAAGCACATTTACAGGCTTAAGTTTATTAGCTCTAAGCGCACTAGCATTAGCAGGCTGTGAAAAACCAACGAATGAATCACAACCCACAGCACAACAAAAAAGCGTTATGGGCTTAACCACCCAAGTGAGCTATAAAGATCGCAGTATGCCGCGCCCTGGCTCACAACTGATTGTAACGCTCTCAGATGTGTCAAAAGCAGATGTAAAAGCTGAAATAATTACTCAACAAGTGGTTGATATAAATAAAGCGCCACCCTATACCGTGGAGCTTGCTTATGATAACAACAACATTGTTGATAAACACCGCTATAACCTAACAGCGAGAATCATTAATAAAGACAAAGTTCTTTATACCAGCGCAAGACAATATAACCCTTTTAAAAATGCCGAATCAGGTTTTCTTCACGAAATTGAGCTTGAAAAAGTTACCGCCCCTAAGAATGATGTAACGCTTACCAACACATACTGGAAAGCCGTAACAATTAATGCGCAAACAGTCAGTGTAAGAACAAAAGAGCCATTTATACAATTTGATAAAGATAACCGCGTTAACGGCTTTTTAGGGTGTAATAACGTCAATGGCAGCTATAGCACAGAGCAACATTCAATTTCGTTTAGCCAATTGGCAAGTACAAAAAAAATGTGCTCACAAAGCATGGAGCTAGAAGCCGCTATGTTAAATATGCTCAATAACACGCAAAAGTGGGCTATAGAAGGCGAGTCTTTAGCGTTAAAAGATAGCAGTGGCAACACGCTTGCCACCTTTAATGCGGTTTATTTTAATTAA
- a CDS encoding 23S rRNA (adenine(2030)-N(6))-methyltransferase RlmJ, whose protein sequence is MLSYRHSFHAGNPADVLKHLVLAQVLQYQTIKDKPLDYIDTHSGAGFFELSSSDAQKTQEYKEGIAKLWQHSSEHEALNDYIALIKSFNGGDELAFYPGSPKIAEHYLRRQDKGWFFELHPRDLQLLEQNMQGKRSIRVRGENGFAGLIGLLPPASRRACVLIDPPYEIKDDYDTVISTLVKAHQRFATGTYMIWYPVVDRARINNMEQGLIDSGMRNIQLFELATQADTDVHGMTASGMIVINPPWKLKQTMDSVLPELVELLSDSSGFYRSEQLVDE, encoded by the coding sequence ATGCTTAGTTACAGACACTCTTTTCATGCAGGTAATCCCGCCGATGTGCTTAAACATTTGGTACTTGCACAGGTACTTCAATACCAAACCATTAAAGATAAACCCCTCGATTACATTGATACTCACTCAGGTGCGGGGTTTTTTGAGTTAAGTTCATCTGATGCCCAAAAAACACAAGAATACAAAGAGGGCATAGCTAAGCTTTGGCAGCATAGCAGTGAGCACGAGGCGCTAAACGATTATATTGCATTAATTAAATCGTTTAATGGTGGGGACGAACTGGCGTTTTACCCTGGTTCGCCAAAAATTGCCGAGCATTACTTACGCCGCCAAGATAAAGGCTGGTTTTTTGAATTACACCCGCGCGATTTGCAGTTACTTGAGCAAAACATGCAAGGCAAGCGCTCGATTCGCGTTCGTGGCGAAAACGGTTTTGCCGGTTTAATAGGATTACTCCCGCCAGCTTCACGCCGTGCATGTGTGCTTATTGACCCGCCTTATGAGATAAAAGACGATTACGATACTGTAATTAGCACATTAGTTAAGGCGCATCAGCGTTTTGCTACTGGCACATATATGATTTGGTATCCCGTTGTTGATAGAGCGCGCATCAATAATATGGAGCAAGGGCTCATTGACTCAGGTATGCGTAATATTCAATTATTTGAGTTAGCCACACAAGCGGATACTGACGTACACGGTATGACGGCATCAGGTATGATTGTTATTAACCCGCCATGGAAATTAAAACAAACCATGGACAGCGTATTACCTGAGCTAGTTGAGCTTTTAAGTGACTCTAGCGGCTTTTATAGAAGCGAGCAGTTAGTCGACGAGTAA
- the zapB gene encoding cell division protein ZapB yields MNNTTLQQLEQLIDSLIERNNQLQTDVASLKEQNAKLSDENEILQLEALENEEKQKDASSTLTGLLDKLQSAQQAS; encoded by the coding sequence ATGAACAACACAACTCTTCAACAACTCGAACAACTGATCGACTCACTTATCGAACGCAACAACCAATTACAAACAGATGTTGCTAGCTTAAAAGAGCAAAATGCAAAATTAAGTGACGAAAACGAAATTTTACAACTAGAAGCCCTTGAAAACGAAGAAAAGCAAAAAGATGCTAGCTCTACGTTAACTGGCTTACTTGATAAACTACAAAGCGCACAACAGGCAAGCTAA
- a CDS encoding cell division protein ZapA, whose amino-acid sequence MSELQNQRVTVELLGKEQQFACPVGQEDALIAAAQNLNDLVEQTKQRSSVRNEQQAILLAALTLSHELLEAKTHASVEQQQQDQLIDKLSQCLASDPIKK is encoded by the coding sequence ATGTCTGAGCTGCAAAACCAGCGGGTCACAGTTGAGTTGCTAGGTAAAGAGCAGCAGTTTGCATGCCCTGTTGGGCAAGAAGATGCATTAATAGCAGCAGCACAAAATTTAAATGACTTGGTTGAGCAAACAAAGCAACGCTCATCAGTTCGCAACGAACAACAAGCGATACTTTTAGCAGCACTTACACTCAGCCACGAGTTGCTAGAAGCTAAAACGCATGCCAGTGTAGAGCAACAGCAGCAAGATCAACTCATTGATAAACTCAGCCAATGCTTGGCGAGTGACCCAATAAAAAAATAA
- a CDS encoding MBL fold metallo-hydrolase translates to MILKPRLVTIIIALFIPLSLFSYSSQAAVTWQQINENVQFLKQQDKLRFYDSNQVLIEGEQCALMVDASGNFAAVEALAKQLKKHLKTPLCYLVATHFHDDHLLGMAVLQNAFPKAQLIVHKQVADDFAIYQKAYQDKLAGYEKSIELSYQRLATLPAQEQTQWREKLSLAKQRFLRWKTFSLNKPLTAISQQKTIDLGNFKVQIDPELAHTNGDLTLTTNNGSVLIGGDIVDWLPYPGHGELQNWQALLERYINQPNLRTILPGHGGALEKEQLEQPLLFLTNLITHVKNNKKQTLEKLTASFPADILAPYKQEALNTKSSQLFLQAGLKRAQLTQHTE, encoded by the coding sequence ATGATATTAAAGCCCCGTTTAGTAACTATAATCATCGCCCTTTTTATCCCCCTTAGCCTATTTTCTTACTCTAGTCAGGCAGCGGTTACTTGGCAGCAAATAAACGAGAATGTGCAATTTTTAAAACAACAAGATAAGCTACGTTTTTACGACTCTAACCAAGTGCTCATAGAGGGCGAACAATGTGCGCTAATGGTTGATGCAAGCGGAAACTTTGCAGCTGTTGAAGCACTGGCAAAACAATTAAAAAAGCACCTTAAAACCCCATTATGTTATTTGGTTGCGACCCATTTTCATGACGACCATTTACTCGGCATGGCCGTATTACAAAACGCCTTCCCAAAAGCGCAGCTAATAGTGCATAAACAAGTCGCAGATGACTTTGCAATTTACCAAAAAGCCTACCAAGACAAACTCGCTGGGTATGAAAAAAGCATTGAACTGAGCTATCAACGATTAGCCACACTGCCGGCGCAAGAGCAAACACAATGGCGAGAAAAGCTTAGCCTTGCAAAACAACGCTTTCTACGCTGGAAAACATTTAGCTTAAATAAACCACTCACAGCTATTAGCCAACAAAAAACCATAGATTTAGGCAACTTTAAGGTTCAAATAGACCCAGAGCTGGCGCACACTAATGGGGACTTAACCCTAACTACAAACAACGGAAGCGTACTGATTGGTGGCGATATTGTTGATTGGTTACCATACCCAGGCCATGGCGAACTGCAAAATTGGCAAGCCTTACTTGAGCGCTATATTAATCAGCCTAATTTGCGTACAATACTTCCCGGCCACGGCGGGGCGCTTGAAAAAGAGCAACTTGAGCAGCCTTTATTGTTTTTAACAAATTTAATAACGCACGTTAAAAACAATAAAAAACAAACGCTTGAGAAACTTACTGCGAGTTTTCCTGCGGATATTTTAGCGCCATATAAACAAGAGGCGCTCAATACAAAATCGAGCCAGTTATTTTTACAAGCAGGGCTTAAGCGCGCCCAATTAACTCAGCACACGGAATAG
- a CDS encoding LysM peptidoglycan-binding domain-containing protein, with protein sequence MRGLCLICVCILMFGCRSTENAEPVEAPQIFTHFEPSYEKQIEFEPVEPKQFQQANPAPPLKAKKTILKKRPAKAENLWMHIANNLHFTVYQNRALKKRINWYLKQPNYLPTVNKRAAPYLYHIVKKIEQKRLPMELALLPFVESDFRPTIASSQQAVGVWQLVAATAHHFGVKSDQWYDGRQDVLASTDAALEYLSYLHKRFDGDWLHALAAYNSGEGRVKRAIERNKKRGKSTDYFSLKLPKETADYVPKLLALSYLVKHPQKGFKRPKLANKPITTQMNVGQQFDFSVIAKLSGVGSKQLHALNQGYLKNQSSPNGPHSLLLPIGQEALLKSQFFKSNFAGEYIVKKNDTLYSIARRFSMSVNALKQLNGKQNNMIGIGEKLLVGQPKTLPKSLTIDYQISPYLEPQEVVIPTLEIDYEVKQGDSLWSISQLYEVPHSDLAKWNNLSASSILKPGTQLTLFIPQAEKPKQSQPKQDLLQDLQKSLIQPR encoded by the coding sequence ATTCGCGGATTGTGTTTAATTTGTGTGTGTATTTTAATGTTTGGTTGTCGCTCTACAGAAAATGCAGAGCCTGTTGAAGCACCACAGATTTTCACGCACTTTGAGCCAAGCTACGAAAAACAAATTGAATTTGAGCCTGTAGAGCCAAAACAATTTCAGCAAGCCAACCCTGCGCCGCCACTAAAAGCAAAAAAAACAATCTTAAAAAAACGCCCCGCGAAAGCTGAAAACCTATGGATGCATATTGCCAACAACCTACACTTTACGGTGTATCAAAATCGCGCCTTAAAAAAGCGCATTAACTGGTATTTAAAACAACCCAACTATTTACCCACTGTAAATAAACGCGCCGCGCCTTATTTGTATCATATAGTAAAAAAAATTGAGCAAAAGCGCCTACCTATGGAGCTGGCTTTATTGCCTTTTGTAGAAAGTGATTTTAGACCCACCATTGCCTCATCGCAGCAAGCTGTAGGCGTTTGGCAGCTAGTGGCGGCCACAGCACACCATTTTGGGGTTAAATCCGATCAGTGGTATGACGGTCGACAAGATGTACTTGCCTCAACCGATGCCGCACTTGAATACCTCAGCTATTTACACAAACGCTTTGATGGCGATTGGCTACATGCGCTAGCGGCTTATAACAGTGGTGAAGGCCGAGTGAAACGAGCCATTGAGCGAAATAAAAAACGCGGTAAAAGTACCGATTACTTTTCTTTAAAGCTACCAAAAGAAACCGCCGACTACGTACCTAAACTATTAGCGCTAAGCTACTTAGTTAAACACCCACAAAAAGGCTTTAAGCGTCCTAAACTGGCTAATAAACCAATAACAACGCAAATGAATGTTGGCCAACAGTTTGATTTTTCGGTCATAGCGAAACTCTCTGGGGTTGGCTCAAAACAGTTGCACGCGCTTAACCAGGGTTATTTAAAAAATCAAAGCTCGCCTAATGGCCCCCACTCATTGCTTTTACCTATTGGCCAAGAGGCTCTGTTAAAAAGCCAATTTTTTAAGTCGAATTTTGCAGGTGAATACATCGTTAAAAAAAATGATACGCTGTACAGCATTGCACGGCGCTTTAGCATGTCGGTAAACGCGTTAAAGCAGCTCAATGGCAAACAAAATAATATGATAGGCATAGGTGAAAAGCTGCTGGTTGGACAGCCTAAAACGCTCCCAAAATCGCTTACTATAGATTATCAAATTAGTCCTTATTTAGAGCCACAAGAAGTTGTGATCCCCACTCTAGAAATAGACTATGAAGTAAAACAAGGCGATAGTTTGTGGAGCATTAGTCAGCTTTACGAAGTACCACACAGTGATTTAGCTAAATGGAACAATTTAAGTGCATCAAGCATTTTAAAGCCAGGCACGCAATTAACGCTATTTATTCCC